The Mycolicibacterium cosmeticum DNA window CAGCCCGGGGAACCATCGCTTGCGTTGTTCCTCGTTGGCGTAGTGCAGGAAGTACGGCAGGATCACCTCGAGCTGGGTGCGCACCGTGGACAGGGTCACCAGGGCCCGGGCCGCCTCCTCCTGCAGCACCACGTTGTAACGGTAGTCCGGCTCGCCACCGCCGCCGTATTCCTCGTCGATGGCCATGCCGAGCATGCCGAGCGAACCCATCTTGGCGAACACCTCGCGGGGCATCCGGCCGCCCTTCTCCCATTCGGGATAGGCGGGTACGACTTCTTTTTCGACGAAGTCACGGGCGAGTTCACGGAACGCCTGGTGGTCCTCGGTGAAGAGATTGCGTTGCACGTCTGCTCCTGTCAGGCCACCAGCTCGACCAGTGTGGCGTTGGCGGTGCCGCCGCCCTCACACATGGTCTGCAGGCCGTAGCGAATTCCGTTGTCGCGCATGTGATGGATCATCCTGGTCATCAGCACCGCGCCCGATGCGCCGAGCGGGTGGCCCAGCGCGATGGCGCCGCCGAGCGGGTTCAGTTTGGCCTCGTCGGCGCCGGTCTCGGCCAGCCAGGCCAGCGGCACCGGGGCGAACGCCTCGTTGACCTCGAATACGCCGACCTCGTCGATGCCGACACCGGCCTTGCGCAGCACCTTCTCGGTGGCCGGGATGGGGCCGGTCAGCATCAGCACCGGGTCGGCGCCGGTGACCGCACCGGCCCGGTACCGGACCAGCGGGGTGAGCCCGAGTTGCAATGCATGCGCGGCCGTCATGACCAACAGCGCGGCCGCCCCGTCGGAGATCTGGGACGAGTTGCCGGCGTGGATGATTCCGTCTTCGGTGAACGCCGGCTTGAGCCCGGCGAGCTTTTCGGCGGTGGTGCCGCGCCGGATTCCCTCGTCCGCGGCGATCACGTCGCCTTCGGTGAACACCGGGACGATCTGGTCGATGAACGCGCCGGCATCCTGCGCGGCGGCAGCTCGTTCGTGTGACCGAGCGGAGTATTCGTCGCAGCGGGTGCGCGACAGATTCCACTTCCGGCAGATCAGCTCAGCGGAGATGCCCTGATTGAACGAGAAACCGTCATACCGGGCAAGCACTTTCGGGCCGTACGGTTGGCCCGTCTGGCGTGCCGCGCCCAGCGGCACCCGGCTCATCACCTCCACCCCACCGGCGACCACGATGTCCTGCTGCCCGGACATCACCGCCTGCACCGCGAAATCCAGTGCCTGCTGGCTGGATCCGCAGGCCCGATTGACGGTCGTTCCAGGAATGTGCTCGGGCCAGCCGGCTGCCAGAACCGAGTAACGCCCGATATTGCTGGACTGGTCACCGACCTGGGAGACGCAGCCCCACACCACATCGTCGATGACACCAGGGTCCACGCCGGTGCGTTCGACCAGTTCCTTGAGCACCACGGCGGACAGGTCGGCGGCGTGTTGGTCGGACAATCCGCCGTTGCGCTTGCCGACGGGGGTGCGCACGGCTCCGACGATCACGGTTTCACGCATGAGCTACTCCTTGGTGGTCTCGACGGCGGACGGTACCGCCCAAGTTCCGGTGAAGGACGGGTCGCGCTCGGCGGCGAACGCCGCATACGCCTCACCCGCGTCTGTGGTGGCGAAGTTGCCCGGCTGCGCCCGCGCCTCGTTGGCCAGCGCCTGCGCAAAGCTGACTGCGGCCCCGTCGTTGAGCAGCGCCTTGCTCTGCGCCAGCGCGAACGGCGGCCCACCGGCCAGCCGTCCGGCCAGCTCGTCGACGAAGGCGTCGATCTCGGTGGCCTCCTGCACCCAGCTCACCAGGCCGAGCCGGTGCGCCTCCGCGGCGGAGATCATGTCTGCCAACATCACCAGCCGCTTGGCCTGTTGCAGCCCGACGATTTTCGGCAGCAGCCAGGAGCCGCCCAGATCCACCGAGAGGCCACGTTTGGCGAAGATCTGGCAGAACCGCGACTCGGGGGTGGCGACCACGAAATCGCACCCGAGGGCGAGGTTCCAGCCCGCCCCCACGGCCACACCGGTCACCTTGGCGATGGTGGGCACGCTCAGGTTGTGCAGGGTGAGCGCGACGTCGGTGAGCCGCTGCAGCTTACGCCTCGGATGGACCGCCTCGCCGGTGCCGATATCGGCTCCCGAGCAGAACGCTCCGCCGGCACCGGTCAGCACGACGGCCCGGACATCATCGGACGTGTCGGCCGCGCGCAGGGCCTGCGCCAGCGCCAGCCACAGTTCGGGATCGATGGCATTCCTGCGCTCGGGCCGGTTCAGCGTCAGGGTCCGTACGCCGCCATGGTCCTCGCTGAGTAGCACGCTCATGGGTACGCCGCTCCGATGGCACCGTCGGCGCGCAACAGGGCGACCGCGTCGGCCGCGTAGCCGAGTTCGCGCAACACCGCGTCGGTGTGCTCACCCAGTCCGGGAACCGCGCCCATGCCCATCTCGAAATCGCTGATCACCGGCGGCGGCAACAGTGCTTCGATCGTGCCGTTGGGGGTGGCGACATCCCGCCACCGGTCCCGGGCCCGCAGGTGCGGATGGGCGATCACCTCACTGGGCAGGTTGTAGCGCGAATTGCCGATCCCGGCCCGATCCGCGGTCTGCTGAATATGGTCCAGATCATGGCGGGCGCACCAGCTTTCGATGGCGTCGTCGATTTCGGCGCGGTGCGCGCAGCGGTCGGAGTTGGTGGCGAACCGGGGATCGTCGGCCAGGTCCGGACGGTCGATGATCTCGCGGGCCAGCCGCTGCCATTCGCGGTCGTTGGTGGTACCCAGCACCACCGTCTGGCCGTCGCGGGTGGCGAACGATCCGTACGGCGCCACCGCCGGTGAGCTCATCCCCAGGGGCGTCTGGTCGACACCGGAGTGCTGGGTGTAGGTCAGCTGATAGCCCATGATGTCGGTCATGGTGTCGAACAGGCTCACCGCCACGGAAGGGGCAGGGCCGGCGTGTCCGCCACGTGCCCGGCCCAGCAGCAGCGCCATGATCGACAGCGCCGAGTACAGACCGGTGCTGATATCGGCGACGGCTGCCCCGGGTTTGGCCGGCATCCCGGCGTGGCCGGTGGACGCGCAGGAACCCGACTCGGCCTGCACCAGCAGGTCGTAGGCCCGCTTGTGCGACAGTGGGCCACCGGGCCCGTATCCGTCGATCTCCAGCGAAATGACCTGTGGGTGCCGTATTTTCAGGTCATCCGGGGACAGCCCGAGTCGCGCCGTCGCACCCGGTGCCAGGTTGGAGACGAAGGCATCGGAACGGTCGAGCAACCGGTGCAGCACCTCCATCCCGGCCGGGGATTTCAGGTTGAGCGTCACCGATTCCTTGCCCCGGTTGGCCCACACGAAATGGGCGGCCTGCCCGAGCACCACATCGTCGTAGTCGCGGGCGAAATCACCACCCACCGGGTTTTCGATCTTGATCACCCTGGCCCCGAAATCGGCCAGCACCCGCGTGCACATCGGCGCGGACACTGCCTGTTCCATGGCGATGACGGTGATGCCGGCAAGTGGTGCGGTCACGACAGGGCTCGTGGTTCGCTCGTAAACTCGCTCACCACTTCACATAACCATGCCGCCATCGACCGGCAGCACCTGCCCGGTGATGTACGACGCGGCATCCGAGGCCAGGAACACGAACGCGCCGGCGACCTCTTCGGCCTCGGCCCAGCGTTTGAGCGGGATGCGGTTCATCATGTTGGCCGCGAACTTCTCGTTGGTGCGGATGGTCTCGGTCATCGGGGTCGCCGCCAGCGGAGCGAGCGCGTTGACCATGATGCTCTTCGGCGCGAGCTCGCGGGCCAGCGATTTGGTCATGCCGATGATGCCGGCCTTGGCCGCCGAGTAGTTGACCTGGCCCAGCGTGCCGGTGATTCCCGCCGAGGACGTCACGTTGATGACGCGCCCGGTCCCGTCGGTCGGGATGTGCGGCAGCGCCGCCTGGGTGACGTGGAAGGTTCCCATCACGTGGATGTCGAAGGTCAGCCGGAAGGTTTCGTCGGTCAGCTTCGGGAACATCGCGGGCGAGGTCACCCCGGCGTTGTTGACGACGATGTGCAGGCTGCCCGACCCCAGGCCGGCGGCCTGCGCCGCCGCGGCCACCGCCGCGTCCCGGTCGCTCACGTCCAACGGTGCGCTGTCGGCCTTGCCGCCCGCGGTGTTGATCCGCTCGGCGACGGTCGCCGCCGCCTCCGCACTGATATCGGTGACCAGCACGGCCGCTCCCGCCGCGGCCAGCGCCTCGGCCACCCCGGCGCCGATACCGGCCCCGGCGCCGGTCACCAGCGCCGAGCGCCCGGTCAGATCGAAATAGGTTCGTGCCATCGGTCGGGCTCCTTCAGTAGCTCTTGGGCAGGCCCAGAACATTGGTGCCGAGGAAGTTCAGGATCATCTCCTGGCTCACCGGCGCGATCTTCATCAGACGTGACTCGCGGAAGAACCGGGAGATGTTGTACTCCTCGGAGTAGCCCATCCCACCGTGGGTCTGCAGTGCGCGGTCCGCCGCCGAGAACCCGGCATCCGCACACAGATACTTGGCCATGTTGGCTTCCCGGCCGCAGGGTTTTCCGTTGTCGTACAGCCAGGTGGCCTTGCGCAGGATCAACTCGGCGGCGTCCAGCCGGGCCAACGAGTCGGCCAGTGGGAACTGGATGCCCTGGTTCATCCCGATCGGCCGGTCGAACACGACGCGCTCGTTGGCGTATTTCACCGCCCGGTCCAGCGCCACCCGGCCGATGCCGAGCGCTTCGGCGGCGATCAGCATCCGTTCCGGATTCAGCCCGTGCAGGATATACGAAAAGCCCTTGCCCTCTTCACCGATGCGGTCACAGACCGGGACCCGCAGATCGTCGATGAACACCTCGTTCGAGCTGACGGCGTTGCGGCCCATCTTCCTGATCGGCCGGATGTCGACGTGGTCGCGGTCGATGTCGGTGAGGAACAGCGTCAGCCCTTCGGTCGGTTTACCGCCGCGCTTCTCGACGTCGTCCCGGGATTCGGTGCGGGTCAACAGCAGGATCTTCTCCGACTCCAGCGCCTTGGAGATCCACACCTTGCGCCCGTTCACGACGTACGCGTCACCATCGCGCTTGGCGAACGTGGTGATGCGCGAGGTGTCCAGGCCCGCACCGGGTTCGGTGACACCGAAGCAGACGTGCAGGTCACCGTTGGCGATCCGGGGCAGGGTGGCGGCCTTCATCTCGTCGGAGCCGAACACCACCACCGGTTGCATGCCGAAGATCGACATGTGGATGGAGCTGGCGGCGTTCATCCCACCGCCGGAGCGGGCCACCTCCTCGGCGAGGATGGTGGCCTCGGTGATGCCCAGGCCGTGACCGCCGTACTCCTCGGGGATGGTCATGCCCAGCCAGCCGCCGGCGGCGATGGCGTCGTAGAACTCGGTCGGGAATTCGTGCGCCTGGTCCTTCTGCATCCAGTAGTGGTCGTCGAACCTGGCCGCCAGCTCCGCCACCGACTTGCGGATCAGCTGCTGGTCCTCGGTCGGCTCGAAGTTCATTCCGCCGGACATCTACGTCTCCTCGATTCGCATGGCGGTACGCCGGCGCGCCTGCCGCGCCGGCGCCCGTGTCGCCGTGATCAGTCTTTGACGCCGCTCACCGCGCGGGCGCTGGCGGTGAAGTCGGCGACGCTCGAGCCGGCCCGGTCTTTTTGGTGGCTCAGCGCCTGGATCGAAACATCGTGTCCGGCAGCCTGTTTGCGCAGCGCGCCGACGGTCGCTTGCTCGCGCGGGATCTGCGTGAACGGGTCGAAGTGGTAGAGCCGCATGGCGTTCGCGTGGGTGATCTTGTCGATCTCGTCGTCGGGCACGTCGTAGGTGTCGAACACCGCGCCCAGTTCCTCGGGTGCGCCCGGCCACATGGAGTCCGAGTGCGGGTAGTCCATCTCCCAGCAGATGTTGTCGATGCCGATCATGTGCCGGTTCTTCACGCCGACGGGATCGGAGATGAAACATGTCATGAAGTGCTCCCGGAACACCTCGGACGGCAGCTTGCCGCCGAAGTCCTGGTGCGTCCAGGTGGAGTGCATCTCGTAGGTGCGGTCCACCCGATCCAGAAAGTAGGGAATCCAGCCGGTGCCGCCCTCGGACAGGGCGATCTTGAGGTCCGGGTAGGCCTTGATGGGGGCCGACCACAGCAGGTCGGCCGCGGCCTGCACGATGTTCATCGGCTGCAGGGTGATCATCACGTCCATCGGCGCGTCCGGCGCGGTGATGGCCAGTCGGCCCGACGATCCGATGTGCACGTTCATCACGGTGTCGGTGTCCACCAGGGCATCCCACACCGGCTTCCAGTACTCCAGGTCATGGAAGCTCGGGTAGCCCAGGGCGGCGGGATTTTCGGTGAAGGTCAGCGAGTGCACGCCTTTCTCGGACACGCGGCGGATCTCGGCGGCGCACAGTTTCGGGTCCCAGATGGCCGGGATCGCCATCGGGATGAACCGGCCGGGATGCGAACCGCACCATTCGTCGATATGCCAGTCGTTGTAGGCCTGCACCAGGGCCAGCGAGAACTCGGCGTCCTCGGTGGCGAACAGCCGGGCGGCGAAACCGGGGAACGACGGGAAATTCATGGTGGCCAGCACGCCGCCGGCGTTCATGTCCTTGACCCGCTCGGCGGCGTCGTAACAGCCCTTCCGGATCTCGTCGAGGCCCTGCGGCTCCAGGCCGTACTCCTCCTTGGGCCGGCCCGCGACGGCGTTGAGCGCCACGTTGGGGATGACTGTGTCGCGGAACTGCCAGGTGTCGGATCCGTCCGGGTTGTGCACCAACCGCGGCGCTTCGTCCGCGTACTTGGCCGGCAGGTGGTTCTTGAACATGTCGGGCGGTTCGATGATGTGGTCGTCGACGCTGATCAGAATCATGTCGTCGTGGTGCATAGCTGTCCCTTCGCCGATCCGTCACGCTCGTCGAGCTTGATTCTCCATAGATGCAAACTAACTTCTCATACTGCGAGAATCAATGTCCGAGCCTCGCCCTTGAGCCCCTGACCGCGCTTTTTCGCCGAACGCCGACCTGCCGCCGGACCGCATCCACGATCCCCGCCATTGACCATACGACCAAAAGGTGGAAATCTGTTAGTCAGATATGAGAATATGATTCTCGTAGCGGAGAAGACGACCGCGGGAGCGTTTCCCGGGTTCGTCCCGACCACATCGCACACAGGAGAGGTACACCGTGGCATTTTTCCCGAAACCGGCTGCCGGCAGC harbors:
- a CDS encoding acyl-CoA dehydrogenase family protein, with the protein product MNFEPTEDQQLIRKSVAELAARFDDHYWMQKDQAHEFPTEFYDAIAAGGWLGMTIPEEYGGHGLGITEATILAEEVARSGGGMNAASSIHMSIFGMQPVVVFGSDEMKAATLPRIANGDLHVCFGVTEPGAGLDTSRITTFAKRDGDAYVVNGRKVWISKALESEKILLLTRTESRDDVEKRGGKPTEGLTLFLTDIDRDHVDIRPIRKMGRNAVSSNEVFIDDLRVPVCDRIGEEGKGFSYILHGLNPERMLIAAEALGIGRVALDRAVKYANERVVFDRPIGMNQGIQFPLADSLARLDAAELILRKATWLYDNGKPCGREANMAKYLCADAGFSAADRALQTHGGMGYSEEYNISRFFRESRLMKIAPVSQEMILNFLGTNVLGLPKSY
- a CDS encoding SDR family NAD(P)-dependent oxidoreductase, which gives rise to MARTYFDLTGRSALVTGAGAGIGAGVAEALAAAGAAVLVTDISAEAAATVAERINTAGGKADSAPLDVSDRDAAVAAAAQAAGLGSGSLHIVVNNAGVTSPAMFPKLTDETFRLTFDIHVMGTFHVTQAALPHIPTDGTGRVINVTSSAGITGTLGQVNYSAAKAGIIGMTKSLARELAPKSIMVNALAPLAATPMTETIRTNEKFAANMMNRIPLKRWAEAEEVAGAFVFLASDAASYITGQVLPVDGGMVM
- a CDS encoding enoyl-CoA hydratase/isomerase family protein; translation: MSVLLSEDHGGVRTLTLNRPERRNAIDPELWLALAQALRAADTSDDVRAVVLTGAGGAFCSGADIGTGEAVHPRRKLQRLTDVALTLHNLSVPTIAKVTGVAVGAGWNLALGCDFVVATPESRFCQIFAKRGLSVDLGGSWLLPKIVGLQQAKRLVMLADMISAAEAHRLGLVSWVQEATEIDAFVDELAGRLAGGPPFALAQSKALLNDGAAVSFAQALANEARAQPGNFATTDAGEAYAAFAAERDPSFTGTWAVPSAVETTKE
- a CDS encoding thiolase family protein, with the translated sequence MRETVIVGAVRTPVGKRNGGLSDQHAADLSAVVLKELVERTGVDPGVIDDVVWGCVSQVGDQSSNIGRYSVLAAGWPEHIPGTTVNRACGSSQQALDFAVQAVMSGQQDIVVAGGVEVMSRVPLGAARQTGQPYGPKVLARYDGFSFNQGISAELICRKWNLSRTRCDEYSARSHERAAAAQDAGAFIDQIVPVFTEGDVIAADEGIRRGTTAEKLAGLKPAFTEDGIIHAGNSSQISDGAAALLVMTAAHALQLGLTPLVRYRAGAVTGADPVLMLTGPIPATEKVLRKAGVGIDEVGVFEVNEAFAPVPLAWLAETGADEAKLNPLGGAIALGHPLGASGAVLMTRMIHHMRDNGIRYGLQTMCEGGGTANATLVELVA
- a CDS encoding amidohydrolase family protein; this encodes MHHDDMILISVDDHIIEPPDMFKNHLPAKYADEAPRLVHNPDGSDTWQFRDTVIPNVALNAVAGRPKEEYGLEPQGLDEIRKGCYDAAERVKDMNAGGVLATMNFPSFPGFAARLFATEDAEFSLALVQAYNDWHIDEWCGSHPGRFIPMAIPAIWDPKLCAAEIRRVSEKGVHSLTFTENPAALGYPSFHDLEYWKPVWDALVDTDTVMNVHIGSSGRLAITAPDAPMDVMITLQPMNIVQAAADLLWSAPIKAYPDLKIALSEGGTGWIPYFLDRVDRTYEMHSTWTHQDFGGKLPSEVFREHFMTCFISDPVGVKNRHMIGIDNICWEMDYPHSDSMWPGAPEELGAVFDTYDVPDDEIDKITHANAMRLYHFDPFTQIPREQATVGALRKQAAGHDVSIQALSHQKDRAGSSVADFTASARAVSGVKD
- a CDS encoding CaiB/BaiF CoA transferase family protein, with amino-acid sequence MTAPLAGITVIAMEQAVSAPMCTRVLADFGARVIKIENPVGGDFARDYDDVVLGQAAHFVWANRGKESVTLNLKSPAGMEVLHRLLDRSDAFVSNLAPGATARLGLSPDDLKIRHPQVISLEIDGYGPGGPLSHKRAYDLLVQAESGSCASTGHAGMPAKPGAAVADISTGLYSALSIMALLLGRARGGHAGPAPSVAVSLFDTMTDIMGYQLTYTQHSGVDQTPLGMSSPAVAPYGSFATRDGQTVVLGTTNDREWQRLAREIIDRPDLADDPRFATNSDRCAHRAEIDDAIESWCARHDLDHIQQTADRAGIGNSRYNLPSEVIAHPHLRARDRWRDVATPNGTIEALLPPPVISDFEMGMGAVPGLGEHTDAVLRELGYAADAVALLRADGAIGAAYP